The following proteins are co-located in the Panthera tigris isolate Pti1 chromosome F2, P.tigris_Pti1_mat1.1, whole genome shotgun sequence genome:
- the LOC122235155 gene encoding cysteine and histidine-rich protein 1-like, translating into MAPKPWSEWSTTLSHLALGVVSLHAAVSTAQASRGAAAGFLLQALASATLLAPGLGTDEDCLAGAWVATVIGLPLLAFDFHWVNGDRSSANLLLGGGMVLAVAGDHLGAEGRSVAGQAVVLVVAVTILIVAVFTTNTYGMWGGAMLGAAGLLSRLEEDKVLLLPKEDVCRCALAAGSWAYHRALHTQRLQWE; encoded by the exons ATGGCCCCCAAGCCGTGGAGTGAGTGGAGCACGACCCTGTCCCACCTAGCGCTGGGAGTGGTGTCTCTGCATGCAGCGGTGAGCACTGCCCAG GCAAGTCGAGGGGCCGCTGCTGGCTTCCTGCTCCAGGCCTTGGCCTCTGCCACCTTGCTGGCCCCAGGGCTGGGCACAGATGAAGACTGTCTTGCTGGAGCCTGGGTGGCCACTGTCATCGGGCTGCCCCTTCTGGCCTTCGATTTCCACTGGGTGAATGGGGACCGCTCCTCTGCCAACCTACTCCTGGGAGGAGGAATGGTGCTGGCAGTGGCTGGTGACCACCTTGGTGCTGAGGGCCGTTCTGTAGCTGGTCAGGCAGTGGTGCTGGTGGTTGCAGTGACGATCCTCATTGTGGCTGTTTTCACGACCAACACTTATGGAATGTGGGGGGGCGCAATGTTGGGGGCTGCAGGCCTCCTGAGCCGGCTGGAGGAGGACAAAGTTCTGCTGCTTCCAAAGGAGGATGTCTGTCGCTGTGCCCTGGCTGCAGGCAGTTGGGCCTACCACCGAGCCCTGCACACACAGCGCCTGCAGTGGGAGTGA